The Polaribacter sp. HaHaR_3_91 genomic sequence ATAAGGAAAGAGCAATAATTCTTAAGTTTTTCCATTGTTTCTTAATTCCGATAATTAAGAATATAAAGGAGAAAATTCCCCATAAAATAGGATACCCAATTTTAATTATTTGGTCTTGTACTGCATCTATTTTGTCATCTATAATATCGTATTTTGAGTAATCATTTGTTTGTGCATTTAACTCAGAAATAATTGAAGAATTATCAGAAAAATGAACTCCATGTACCATAACTTCGTTACTTAATGTGTAAACAATTGCAAAAACAAAAAGCCATGGCAACCATTTACTTCGCGTTGGTTTTATATTGAATACCGTACTTGTCTTTTTAAATAATTGAACTCCAAAATAAATAAGAGATGCTAAAACTATATAATGTAAGTAAAAAGCATAATTACTATGTATAGAAAGTACAAGGTTTTCTGTAACTTCATCTGTTGGCAGCTTGTAGAAGTTACCTATATAAACGAAAATTGAAATGCAACTGATTAATAAGACTGCTTTTTCTATGTTTTTCTGCTTAAACTTTTCTGTAAAAAATAATAAGAGAGCTATAAACACAAAATGATATGCAACGGGAAAAGATAGGGCAGAAGCTCTATTTTCTAAAAATTGATGAGCTTGATAATCAATTTCTAAAGCACCTGTAAAATACGCAACTAAAACAAAGGTGATTAAAACAATGGTTTTGTAAAAATTTATTTTTAAAGTGAAATATTTAGTTACCATATTTCCTTCTTTTTTTAGTAGCCAATAGGTTAAAATAAGAGAAATACTAACTACAAAACCAGCTATAAATAATGGATTAAAAACTACCGATAATTCTTCTGAATACGTGTACAATTCCCAATCTAGTAGCAAACTAATAATGGATAAAACTTGCACTATTATGGCACCTAGTTTAAATGATTCTATTTTAGATTTTTTAGACAACCAAAACAATAAAACTACTTCTGTTGCCCAGAAAAGAGTAATTTGGTTTCCGTTAAATTGAATAGGAATGGTTAACGTAACAAATGTTAATGCCAAACCAATTAAAATATAAATGGCATTTTTATCGAGTCCGAATTTTTTGTATAAAATAGTAGCATAAGCTACATTGTAAACAGCCAATAATAAAGTAAACAATCCCGTAAACTTAGAATCTAAATCTTTTAGAATTACCATTCCAATTCCAAAGAAAATAAAGGTATTTGCTATTAAAATAAAGTATTCAATTTTAGAAAATACTCCTTTGTTTTTTAAGTTATTTAGAACAATAGTAAGACTAAAAATAAAGTAAAAAATGGTAGCAAAAGTTAAAGCGCCATTATGCTCGAAACTGTCTTTATGGATGTTTAAGAAACACCAAGAACCAAATAAAATAAAGGTAAAAGCAAAAT encodes the following:
- a CDS encoding DUF2339 domain-containing protein codes for the protein MEIVLLIFIIIYLLITNKNISSKLKDLQTSVFQLDDKLRDLQQKPTSKEEVLKTKSKPVTQKETEPLEKTTPIVVAKEEPIIFVSEVPEVVKPILNTDAKITPIVTDKKANTREEKKKEKAIPKKSWMASFKEKNPDLEKFIGENLINKIGVLILVLGISFFVKFAIDKDWINEPARVGIGVLCGSLIMMIAHKLKKNYASFSSVLVAGAISVLYLTIYIAFHEYQLFSQTVAFCIMAVITAFSALVSVSYNRQELAVLSLIGGFAAPFMLSTGEGNYVVLFSYIVILNLGILAISYFKKWKIATIVDFAFTFILFGSWCFLNIHKDSFEHNGALTFATIFYFIFSLTIVLNNLKNKGVFSKIEYFILIANTFIFFGIGMVILKDLDSKFTGLFTLLLAVYNVAYATILYKKFGLDKNAIYILIGLALTFVTLTIPIQFNGNQITLFWATEVVLLFWLSKKSKIESFKLGAIIVQVLSIISLLLDWELYTYSEELSVVFNPLFIAGFVVSISLILTYWLLKKEGNMVTKYFTLKINFYKTIVLITFVLVAYFTGALEIDYQAHQFLENRASALSFPVAYHFVFIALLLFFTEKFKQKNIEKAVLLISCISIFVYIGNFYKLPTDEVTENLVLSIHSNYAFYLHYIVLASLIYFGVQLFKKTSTVFNIKPTRSKWLPWLFVFAIVYTLSNEVMVHGVHFSDNSSIISELNAQTNDYSKYDIIDDKIDAVQDQIIKIGYPILWGIFSFIFLIIGIKKQWKNLRIIALSLLGITIIKLFAYDIQNASETGKIVAFILLGVLILIISFVYQKIKKLVNDKTQEDEEI